The Alkalibacter rhizosphaerae genomic sequence ATAACCTCCTTAATAATCCAATGGGGTGTTGATGCTCCTGCTGTGATTCCAATGATGTCGCATGTTTTTATATCATTCAAGTCCAATTCGGCTGCCGTTTCAATATGCAGGGTTTTCTTGCAATGAGCCCTGCTGATCTCCGCCAGCTTTACCGTGTTGGAACTGTGAAGTCCTCCAATGACGACCATGCAATCGGCCTTTGCCGCCAAAGCAGCCGTTTCTTCCTGCCTGGTCTTGGTTGCATTGCATATGGTGTTTAAAATCACCGCCTCCGGGTAGATCCGGAGTATTTCCTGGCTGATTTCGTGAAAAACACCTAAATTCATGGTAGTTTGTGCTACAACGCATATTTTATCATATTTTGCCGTTCTTGGCACACTATTTTTATTCCCGAGTATAATTCCCTCGTAATTGCACCATCCGTTGATGCCGATGACTTCGGGATGGTCCGCATCGCCGATGATAAATATTTGATATCCTTTTTTGTGGTATTCGTTCACTCTTTTATGGATTTTTTTTACGTAAGGACAAGTGGCGTCGATCAGCCGGTTCCCGCCATCCTTGATGGCAGACATGATGTCTTCTCCTACACCATGGGACCGGACCGCAATGATCCCGTTTTTGATCCCCTCTACATCGCTGATGATATGGGCTCCTCTCCGGTCCAGCTCATCGGTGACCTGTCGGTTGTGTATGAGAGGCCCCAGCGTATAGATGGCTTCTTCGTTTTTCAACAGGGCTTCTTCCACCATTTCTACTGCCTGATTGACGCCGAAGCAGTAACCGGCGCTTTTTGCCAATATTATTTCCATGATCTCACCTTGTCGTTCCCAATTCTTTAATTTCCTTCATCAGCTTCAACCCAATATCTTCCAAAGTCTCCCGGTCATTTTTCTTTCCGTAGTAGGGGCTCAAATCGATGGGTTTTCCGATCACGATTCGAATGGTACTTCGAAACTTGTAATTCCCCTCGATGGATACTGGCAGAATACCGCATTTCGATTTTATTGCCAGCACCACAAATCCTGCTTCCGGCGGCTTTTCCTCACCTTGTTTCACCCGGGTCCCCTCTGGGAAGATCCCCAGGATCCCGTTGTTTTTCAAGACCCGCAAAGCACTTTTTACGGCTGTCACATCTGCTTCTCCCCGGCGTACGGGAATGACGGTCAATTTTGTCAACAACCACTTCAACGCGGGATTGCGAAATAGCTCCTGTTTCCCCATGAAGCTGATGGTTTGAGCCGTCACTTTGCAGGCAATGACGATGGGATCGGCCCAGTGGATGTGATTTGGCGCCAGAATAACAGCCACCCCCTCCGGTACATTTTCCCTGCCGATGACTTCAAATCGATAGTAGATGTTCAGATAGATATTGGCTAAAAAGCGCACTGTCGAATAGAACATGTTCATCATTCCTTTATCCTTTTTAAGATCATCGCCACAACCTCATCCACCCCCATATGGGACGTATCGATAACGATGGCATCATGTGCAATGGTCAGTGGCCCGACGAGCCTATTGCGATCCTCTGCGTCTCTGCGGCGGATGTCTTCCTTTATGTCTTCCAGGGATTGCCCGTCCTTGTTTTCCGGCTGTTCATCGTATCGACGGCGGGCGCGAATATCGATGGAGGCATCCAGGTAGAATTTATGATCCGCATCCGGCAATACGACGGAACCGATGTCTCTCCCATCCATGATCACATCATTTGTTCGGGATATCTCTCGTTGTTTTTCCACCATCCACTCCCTAAGCTCCGGGATCTTGGCTACTTTGGAAACAAGGCGATTCACCTGGGGCGTTCGGATCGCTTCCCCCACATTTTCACCCTGAACGCAGATTTGGTTGTTCATAAAGGATATTTCTGCTTTTTTGGCCGTCTCCAATACTTGAACGGGATCTTCCGGATCCTTGTCTCCTTTCAGGACCTGCAAGGCTACTGCCCGATACATGGCTCCCGTATCCAGATAATCGATCCCCAACGCTGCTGCCACCAATTTGGCAATGGTGCTTTTACCGGCACCCGCCGGTCCGTCTATGGCGATTTTCATTTCATTTCTCCTGTGCTGTATTTATTCCGGCCAGATATCCGGTAGAAAACGCGATCTGCAGATTGAATCCGCCGGTCAGTGCATCCACATCGATGAGTTCCCCGGCAAAATACAATCCTTTCACGATCTTCGACTCCATGGTGGACGGATCGATCTCTTTCGGGTCGACTCCCCCGGAAGTGATGATCCCCAGATTGATGTCTGCCTTTCCCTGGATGTTCACCGTAAACTTTTTAAGCAGTCCCACCAAAGCAAGTCGTTCTTCCCTGGAAATTTGATGGACCCGCTTTTCTCCATCGATCCCGCTTCGTTCAATGACGATGGGGATGAGTTTTTTAGGTAGCAGATCGGACAAGCTGTTTTTGAATTCCCGATTGCTGTTTTTTTCAAAATCCCGCTGGATCCGCTTGTCCAATTTCTCAGCATCAAGTGCCGGCTTGAAATCGATGGCGATCTCAGTCTTTTTATTGTCTTTCATCAGGCTGCTCAAGCTTAAGATGGCCGGACCGGATACGCCAAAATGGGTGAAGATCATTTCTCCAAATTCTTCCGCCCTTTTTTTGCCGTTTTCATAGAGGGTCACATTGACATTTTTCAGGGACAATCCTTGAAGTTCTTTTACAAAAGCATCCCCAGATGCCAGTGGGATCAGCGCTCCCGTCGCCTCACGGACCCCGTGCCCCAGTTCACGGGCGAAACGAAATCCATCCCCTGTAGAGCCGGTTTGACGATAGGTGACCCCTCCTGTTGCAAGAACGACTTTGTCTGCAGGAAGAAATGACCCGTCTTGCAGCTCCACACCTTTGATCTGCCCCTTGTCTGTCACGATTTTCGACACTTTTGCACCAAGAAGGATCTGGACCTGATTTTTTCTTAAAAAATGTTCCATGGCTTTAATAATATCGCTGGAATGATCGCTTTGGGGAAAGACTCGGTTCCCCCGCTCGATTTTTTCCTTTACCCCCAATTCATTAAAAAAACGAATGGTATCCATGTTGGTGAAACCATACAATGCGCTGTAAAGAAACCGCTTGTTGGTGACGATGTTGCTAAAAAAATCCTCGATCTCGCATGCATTGGTAAAATTGCAGCGACCTTTCCCTGTAATAAAAAGTTTCTTTCCCAATTTTTCGTTTTGTTCCACCAGGGTGACCCGGATTCCCTGACTTGCCGCTATTCCGGCACACATCATGCCGGCCGGTCCTCCCCCGACTACAATTACTTCACTCATGAATTGCTCCTTCATCTTCTTCTTCTTGTTCGTTCCTGTCGTTTTGAAAAACCTCATGATCCGCCCAGACCTGTTCCAGTTCATCAAAGATCAAGCTCGTTTTCTTCCTGTTGCGATATCCGACGGATATGATCAAACCATTGATCAGACCCATAGGCGCCGTGATGCTGTCTACAAAAGCCATAATATTACTTCGGGCGACCAAAACCAGATCGGCGGCTTGGCCCAACGGAGACCTCTCATTGTCCGTAATTGCGATGATCTTCCCGCCTTTTTTCCGAACATAAGCAGCGATCTCTTTTGTTTTTGCAGAATACCTGGGAAAACTGATCCCGATAAACACGTCTCCCGGCTCCACTTTTACCAACTTTTCATATACATCGCCCAGTCCATGGTCTAAAACGACTACATTGCCGGCGATCATGTCCAAATAATAGCCAAGATAATTGCTCAACAATGCAGATGTCCGAAATCCTGCCACAAAGATCCGATTGGCATCGGTGATCCATTCCACCCCTTGTTCAAATTGTTCCATGGATAATTCCATCAAAGTGCTCTTCAAGTTGTCCATATCGGCGGTGATGGCTTTCTTTACAATGGACCCTGTTTCAAAGTCAGAGAACATTTCAATTCGTTGAGTGGTGGTCAGCTTCACTTTCAATACATTCTGCAGTGCTTTTTTAAAAGGCGGATATCCTTCATATCCCAAGACATGGGCAAACCGGACGACGGTCGGCTCGCTGATCCCGGCCTGCTCCGCCAGACTTGCACCCGTCATATAAGCGGCTTTTTCGTAGTTTTCCAAAATATAATCCGCCAGAAGCCGCTGGCTTTTGCTTAGATCCGGATACATGAATTGGATCCGGTTCAATAGATCATTGGCTTTTCGTTCCATCATTTCACCTGCTCTCCGATGAATATCCTGCTCTTTTGATCACCAGCAGACAGTAAGGACTGTTTGCTGCATTCAATGTCATGATTTTTAAAACAAATGCCGATTTTGAAGAGAGGCCGGAAAAATAGTGCTCCAATGCATCCTTCTCCCTCATGCCTTCCGGATGTCCCGGATAGATGCATATGGTCATGGCCTTGTTGTTCTTAAGGACCTCCAGGGTGTTTTTGAGTGCCTGCAAGGTGGTGTCCGCCTCCGTTGTAATGCTTTTGTCTCCTCCTGGCATAAATCCCAGGTTGAACATTGCAAAATCCAGGGGACCCTTCACGTATTCTTTTAACCTGACATGGGAATCCAATATGAATTCTACATTGTCGCTGGTTTTCAACAAGTCTGCTGCAGACCCCAATGCTTCCGGCTGAATGTCAAACGCATAGACTTTCCCCGATGGACCGGTCAATTCAGACAGCAGAAGGGTGTCCCATCCATTGCCGAGAGTGGCATCCATGACCACATCTCCTGCTTTTACCCACTGGCGCGCATATTCCTTTGCGATCTCTGTGATTCGGTAGGAAGTGGGATCAACCATGGGCGCATCGGCTCGCTTCGATAAAATCCTCCAGGACAAAATGACATTCGTCCTCCCTTTCCTGGATCGGAAAGTCATATTTTCCAAAATAGTCTTTTAGCAATTTGTCGTTTTTTGAATAAGAACCGGTTTGCAGTTCCTTCCAGAAAAGTTGATGAACAGCTGTTTTTATCAACCCGTCCAAATATTCCAGATGGTCCGCTTCCAAATTTGCCCTCTGCAATTTCCCGTGATTGGAATCCACTACCATGTAAATGCTGCCAAGGATCTTCCCGTCTTCTTCCACCCGGCATACATGACTCGCACGCTCTGCCGGCTCGCCTTCCAGTTCCACCAATTCGATTTGAATCATTTTGCCATCTCCTTCAACAGGTTTACTTCCTGTACATTCAATCTTCTCCACTTTCCAGGCTTCAAATCCCCTAATGTCAAGGGTCCCATGGATACCCGTTCCAACTCCAGTACCCGATGGCCGATACCTTCGCACATTTTTCGTACTTGCCGATTGCGACCTTCTACAAGAACGATCTCCAGCAAAGTATTTTCTCCATGTCGGCGTACCACTTTGGCCTTTGCAGGTGCATACTGGATTTCATCAACGATCATCCCGTTACGCATCGGCTCCAGTTGTGAATCTCTCACGTTCCCTTCGACAATGGCATGATAGGTTTTGGAGATCTCATGTTTGGGATGGGTCAAGGCATACGCAAAGTCTCCATCATTGGTCAGGATCAATAACCCGCTGGTCCAATAATCCAACCTCCCCACTGGGTAGATCCGCTGGGGTATGGCGATCAGATCCACTACCGTCCTTCGATTTTTTTCATCATGGACCGTAGTGACCGTTTCCAGTGGCTTGTACAACAATACATAAACCAACTCTTCCTCCGGCTGGACCAATCGACCCAAGTATTCCACCTGATCTTTTTGCGGATCGACTTGCCAGCCCATGGCAGTGATCGTTTCTCCGTTGACTGTAACCTTACCCTCGGCGATCTCTTCTTCCATTTTTCTTCTGGAACCCAGACCGCAACGGGCCAAATACTTTTGCAAACGCAAGAAAGTCACCTCATCCATCGATTTTTTCTTGAACGCCTTCCACAAACTCATGATAGGATGGCAGATCTTTTAAACTCGCAATATTGGCATACTTCAAAAATTCTGTCGTTGTTTCGTACAGGTTGGGTTTTCCCGGTGCATCCAGCTTGCCGGCTTCTCGAATCAAGTTTCGATCTGCCAGGGTCTGTATGGAACTGCTGGATTTTACACCCCGCAAGCTTTCGATCTCCATCCGGGTCACCGGTTGTTTGTAGGCAATGATGGCCAATGTCTCCAAAGCCGCTTGCGACAAGGTTCCCTTGTTTTTCTCATAAAGCAGTTCATGGATGAACTCATAATTGTCCGGATTTGTACACATTTGGTACTTTGTGTTCAGACGTATGATCCGGATCCCGCTGTTTCTCTTTTGATAGCTTTCCACCAGTTCCTCAAGGATGGGACGGATCTCGCCTTCCGCGACGTTCATGGACTGGGACAATTCGTGAAGGGACACCGGTTCGCCCATGGCAAACAATATGCTTTCAATGATGGATCTCCGTTTCTCTCTTGTCATGATCTACACCTGCCCGATTCTTATGATCTGAATTTCTGAAAAATTGCCTTCCTGTTCCAAGCGCAGCCAATTTTCTTTTACCAGCTGGAGCAATGCCAAAAAGGTCGTGATGACCGACTGTACGGTTTTTGCCGACGTAAACAATCCTCGGAAAAACAACCGTTCCTGATGCTTCATCAGTAGCCGGATCTCCAGGATCTTGTCCTCCACCCGAAGGATCTCCTTCGGGATGGTCCGCATGGGTTCTTCTTCCTCCCTCAACAGATCCACCGTTGCCAGCACTTGGCGAAAGGCTTTAAACAGTTCTTGGGTATCCACATCCGTTACAAATTCCTGGGTCCATTCTACATATTCCGGATCCTTGTAATAGGTATGCAAGTATTGGTTTTCCCTGGATTTCATAAAAGCGCTGATTTCTTTGAAGATTTTATATTCATACAGACGTCTGGCCAAAGCCTCTCTCGGGTCCTCTTCTTCTTCCTCTCCGTTGTCTTCAACTGGCAGCAGCATCTTGGATTTGATTTCAATGAGTTGAGAAGCGACAAGAATAAAAGCGCTGGTCAACTCCAGATTTCGCTCCTTCATTTTTTCCAGGTATTCCAGGTATTGGCTGGTGATGGTAGAGATGGGTATGTCAAAAATATCGATTTCGTGCTTGTTGACCAGATGCAACAACAAATCGAAGGGGCCTTGAAATTCTTCCAACTGGATCTCGTATTCCATGATTCCTCTCCTTAAAAAAACAGATAAACAAAGCGCAGCAATCCCTGCAGGATAAATCCATAGATCGGTGTGATCAACTTTCCGATGATCCCGCTGACAGCCAAAACCAGCAACAGCATGTAGCCGTATCGTTCATACTTCCAGAAGATCGTCTCCAAATGAAGCGGCAGCAGACTGGCAATGATCTTCGAACCATCCAAAGGCGGTATTGGCAGCAGGTTGAATACTGCAAACAAAATATTGAATTGTACCAGCGTACCAAAAAAACCAGCCAGTGCCTCAGGGGCCAGCATGAAGGAAAACATGGACGCGGTGGCTATAATCAGATTGGAGGCTGGTCCGGCTACAGCAACCGCCAAAGTGCCCATCTTTCTGTTTTTGAAGTAATTTGGATTGAAAGGCACCGGTTTGGCCCATCCAAAACGAAACAGAAAGAGCATGATCAAACCGGTAGGATCCATATGCTTTATTGGATTCAATGTCAATCTTCCCATTTGCTTTGCTGTCGGGTCTCCCAGCAAATAGGCCGTATATCCGTGTGCCAGTTCATGAAAAGTGATGGATATCAAAAGTGCCGGTAGTACGACTGCTATCTGCCGGACATTTGCCAACAGGTCGGTCATGAAGCATACCAATCCGGCAATCGGTCTTTCAATAGCAGATCGTCATAAGTCTCCCTTTCCACGATCAACTGATCTTGGTCTCCTTTTAAAAGGACCACTGCAGGTCTGGGGATCCGATTGTAGTTGCTGGCCATGGAATAATTGTATGCTCCGGTATTGAGTACCGCCAATATGTCACCGGCTTCGCATCGGGGCAGGACCACATCGGATATGAGGGTGTCTGTTTCACAGCACCTGCCGCTGATGGTCACCAATTCTTCTTCCTCTTCTTCAAAGCTTGTCTTGTTTGCTATAACGGCGTGATACAGTGCATTGTAGAGTGCCGGTCTTGGATTGTCTGTCATTCCACCGTCCACGCTGACATATTTTCTTGTGTGGGGAACTTCTTTGACAGTTCCGATCTCATACAGGGTGATCCCTGCCGGTCCAATGATGTAGCGTCCCGGTTCCACCAGCAGTTTCGGAAACTTCAAGGACAACTCTTCCGATTTTGTTCGGATGAAGGTCACCAAGTCATCGATGTAGGCATCGATATCAAAAACAGCGTCGTCTTTCAAATATGGAATGCCAAATCCGCCACCCAAATTCAATTGTTCCAAATAATATCCTTTTTCTTCCAGCTGCTTGAGCAACTTCAGCATGGTCTCCGAGGCGATCAAAAAAGGGCGATCGTCAAAAATTTGGGAGCCAATATGGCAATGAAGTCCCACGATGGACAATTTGTCGTATTTTCCAGCTTCCCCCATGACGGATTCCATGTTTCTCAAGGGAATACCGAATTTGGAATCGATCCGACCTGTCTGCACATATTCATGGGTATGGGCTTCGATCCCTGGTGATACCCGAACCAGGATCTCCGGCTTGTGTTCATATTCCCCCGCCAGATCGTTCAGCAAATGCAATTCGTATTCACTGTCTGCAACGATTTTCCCCACCTTCGTTTCAAATGCCATTCGAATTTCTTCGATGGACTTGTTGGATCCGTGAAAACAAATTTTTTCGCGTGGAAATCCGGCTTGCATTGCTGTATAAAGCTCCCCGCCGGAAACGACGTCCAGGGAAAGACCCAGACGATGAATGATCTTGCACATGGCCGTATTTAAGAAGGCTTTACCGGCGTAATTGATTTCGTAATCCACACCACTGCGTGCAAATGCGCGCTGAATGGATGTTGCATTTTTTTCAATGATGTCTTCACTGATGACATACAAAGGGGTATCGTATTTTTTTGCCAACGCCACCGTGTCATGATTCGAAAAAATATAATTGCTCATATCGTGTCCTCCAGTTTCATTTCTGCAATTTCTCAATACATCATTATACCATTATCTTTCCATAAAAAAAAGGTTGCATCGAGCAACCTTTTTACTGGAGATCCTCCGCAAAGCTGATGCCGTTTGGTATGGGGTCTGTTCCCAGCAGCTCTCCAACGGTCTGCCCGATATCTGCGAAACTGGATCGCACACCCAAATTCCTGCCGGGGATCTCTTTTCCGTATATCAAAATGGGTATATACTCCCGACTGTGGTCCGTACTTTCCGTAGTCGGATCACAACCGTGATCTGCGTTAACGATCAGCACATCTTTATCTTCCATGTGCTCCATAAGATTTTTCAAGTCAGCATCGAATTCCATCAATGCATGCCCATAGCCTTCCACATCATTGCGATGTCCGTATATCATGTCAAAGTCCACCAGGTTGGTGTATATAAGACCTTCTTTT encodes the following:
- a CDS encoding lysophospholipid acyltransferase family protein, with product MFYSTVRFLANIYLNIYYRFEVIGRENVPEGVAVILAPNHIHWADPIVIACKVTAQTISFMGKQELFRNPALKWLLTKLTVIPVRRGEADVTAVKSALRVLKNNGILGIFPEGTRVKQGEEKPPEAGFVVLAIKSKCGILPVSIEGNYKFRSTIRIVIGKPIDLSPYYGKKNDRETLEDIGLKLMKEIKELGTTR
- the cmk gene encoding (d)CMP kinase, which produces MKIAIDGPAGAGKSTIAKLVAAALGIDYLDTGAMYRAVALQVLKGDKDPEDPVQVLETAKKAEISFMNNQICVQGENVGEAIRTPQVNRLVSKVAKIPELREWMVEKQREISRTNDVIMDGRDIGSVVLPDADHKFYLDASIDIRARRRYDEQPENKDGQSLEDIKEDIRRRDAEDRNRLVGPLTIAHDAIVIDTSHMGVDEVVAMILKRIKE
- a CDS encoding NAD(P)/FAD-dependent oxidoreductase codes for the protein MSEVIVVGGGPAGMMCAGIAASQGIRVTLVEQNEKLGKKLFITGKGRCNFTNACEIEDFFSNIVTNKRFLYSALYGFTNMDTIRFFNELGVKEKIERGNRVFPQSDHSSDIIKAMEHFLRKNQVQILLGAKVSKIVTDKGQIKGVELQDGSFLPADKVVLATGGVTYRQTGSTGDGFRFARELGHGVREATGALIPLASGDAFVKELQGLSLKNVNVTLYENGKKRAEEFGEMIFTHFGVSGPAILSLSSLMKDNKKTEIAIDFKPALDAEKLDKRIQRDFEKNSNREFKNSLSDLLPKKLIPIVIERSGIDGEKRVHQISREERLALVGLLKKFTVNIQGKADINLGIITSGGVDPKEIDPSTMESKIVKGLYFAGELIDVDALTGGFNLQIAFSTGYLAGINTAQEK
- a CDS encoding MurR/RpiR family transcriptional regulator produces the protein MMERKANDLLNRIQFMYPDLSKSQRLLADYILENYEKAAYMTGASLAEQAGISEPTVVRFAHVLGYEGYPPFKKALQNVLKVKLTTTQRIEMFSDFETGSIVKKAITADMDNLKSTLMELSMEQFEQGVEWITDANRIFVAGFRTSALLSNYLGYYLDMIAGNVVVLDHGLGDVYEKLVKVEPGDVFIGISFPRYSAKTKEIAAYVRKKGGKIIAITDNERSPLGQAADLVLVARSNIMAFVDSITAPMGLINGLIISVGYRNRKKTSLIFDELEQVWADHEVFQNDRNEQEEEDEGAIHE
- a CDS encoding class I SAM-dependent methyltransferase codes for the protein MSWRILSKRADAPMVDPTSYRITEIAKEYARQWVKAGDVVMDATLGNGWDTLLLSELTGPSGKVYAFDIQPEALGSAADLLKTSDNVEFILDSHVRLKEYVKGPLDFAMFNLGFMPGGDKSITTEADTTLQALKNTLEVLKNNKAMTICIYPGHPEGMREKDALEHYFSGLSSKSAFVLKIMTLNAANSPYCLLVIKRAGYSSESR
- a CDS encoding pseudouridine synthase, coding for MTFLRLQKYLARCGLGSRRKMEEEIAEGKVTVNGETITAMGWQVDPQKDQVEYLGRLVQPEEELVYVLLYKPLETVTTVHDEKNRRTVVDLIAIPQRIYPVGRLDYWTSGLLILTNDGDFAYALTHPKHEISKTYHAIVEGNVRDSQLEPMRNGMIVDEIQYAPAKAKVVRRHGENTLLEIVLVEGRNRQVRKMCEGIGHRVLELERVSMGPLTLGDLKPGKWRRLNVQEVNLLKEMAK
- the scpB gene encoding SMC-Scp complex subunit ScpB, with product MTREKRRSIIESILFAMGEPVSLHELSQSMNVAEGEIRPILEELVESYQKRNSGIRIIRLNTKYQMCTNPDNYEFIHELLYEKNKGTLSQAALETLAIIAYKQPVTRMEIESLRGVKSSSSIQTLADRNLIREAGKLDAPGKPNLYETTTEFLKYANIASLKDLPSYHEFVEGVQEKIDG
- a CDS encoding segregation and condensation protein A, which produces MEYEIQLEEFQGPFDLLLHLVNKHEIDIFDIPISTITSQYLEYLEKMKERNLELTSAFILVASQLIEIKSKMLLPVEDNGEEEEEDPREALARRLYEYKIFKEISAFMKSRENQYLHTYYKDPEYVEWTQEFVTDVDTQELFKAFRQVLATVDLLREEEEPMRTIPKEILRVEDKILEIRLLMKHQERLFFRGLFTSAKTVQSVITTFLALLQLVKENWLRLEQEGNFSEIQIIRIGQV
- a CDS encoding site-2 protease family protein, with the translated sequence MTDLLANVRQIAVVLPALLISITFHELAHGYTAYLLGDPTAKQMGRLTLNPIKHMDPTGLIMLFLFRFGWAKPVPFNPNYFKNRKMGTLAVAVAGPASNLIIATASMFSFMLAPEALAGFFGTLVQFNILFAVFNLLPIPPLDGSKIIASLLPLHLETIFWKYERYGYMLLLVLAVSGIIGKLITPIYGFILQGLLRFVYLFF
- the lysA gene encoding diaminopimelate decarboxylase codes for the protein MSNYIFSNHDTVALAKKYDTPLYVISEDIIEKNATSIQRAFARSGVDYEINYAGKAFLNTAMCKIIHRLGLSLDVVSGGELYTAMQAGFPREKICFHGSNKSIEEIRMAFETKVGKIVADSEYELHLLNDLAGEYEHKPEILVRVSPGIEAHTHEYVQTGRIDSKFGIPLRNMESVMGEAGKYDKLSIVGLHCHIGSQIFDDRPFLIASETMLKLLKQLEEKGYYLEQLNLGGGFGIPYLKDDAVFDIDAYIDDLVTFIRTKSEELSLKFPKLLVEPGRYIIGPAGITLYEIGTVKEVPHTRKYVSVDGGMTDNPRPALYNALYHAVIANKTSFEEEEEELVTISGRCCETDTLISDVVLPRCEAGDILAVLNTGAYNYSMASNYNRIPRPAVVLLKGDQDQLIVERETYDDLLLKDRLPDWYAS